The genomic DNA AAACAAAAAAACAAGAATTTATTTTTAGGAATGTTAGATCTCACCTCCATATCCCTTTAGTGACTTATTTTCGCGAATTCTCTTCACCAGTTGAGTGGGAATCTGACACTACCTTGGATGAAAAATTTTTAATCTTAAAATATGAAAAAGATTTTTTTACACTATCTAATACTGTAAGAGAATTATTCAAAAAAATAATTTTGTGTAGATTAGATGAAAAGCCAGATCATAAAGTTGAAAATAAATTAATAAGCACTTTAATATCATTTATAAAAAATAAAGATATAAATTTGTATCTCTTATCAGAATTACTAAGTATTCCGACATTTGCTGAAATTGAATCAGAGATGGAAAATATAGATCCTCTAAAGATATATAAAACTATTGACGAATTAAATCATTTATTCGGTACCAAGTTAAAAGAAGTATTATATTTTAAGCTTCAAGAAATAGAGAAAAATCTAGATAAAGTTTGGCCAGAAGGTAAAAATGAAAGAAAACTAATCGAAACAATTTGGAAACTACTGTTGCACGGTAATGATGAGGAAATTAAATGCAAAATAATTAATTATGTCGATAGTAATTCGATGACGCTAGCAAAATCTGCATTGAATTCTTTCAGTAGGATTAATTGTCCTGAAAGAAAAATTATTTCAAATATTTTCTTCAATAAATGGAAAAATAATAGTGTCGTTTTGGATAGTTGGTTCTCATTCAATGCATCTATAGAAATTGATGAGAAAACAAACAGCATTGAAAGATTATTTGAAAATAAGTTTTTTGATTCAAAATCACCAAACACTTTAAGAGCTATATTAAATACTTTCGTAACAAGAAATAGTAATTTTCATGCAATGGATGGTTCTGGTTATAAATATATTGCAAAAAAGATAATTGACTTTGATAAATTAAATCCAATCGTAATTTCCCGATTTGTGAAAGTATTTAGCAGATACAATTATTATTCAGAACCTTACAAAAATAATATGGTAGAAGCAATAAAGCAGATTAAAAAAAATAAACTATCAACAAATACTAAAGAAGTATTAGATGCAATAATAGAGTGATTAATTGATGTTATTTAACTAAATATAATAATAACAATTGTAAATATTAGAAATAAAATAAATACAAGATACTTATTAATAAAAATATAATCAAATACATTTTTATTATTATCTTTATTCCACTTTTTATTTACATATTCCTTAGTTATAAATTTATTAGGTCTGCCACAATATAAACATGTTGGGGAAGTTTTTAAAATTAAATTTTTACATTGGGGGCACTTTTTTGTTTCCATAATTTAATCTTACTGAATAAAATTGAAATCAGAAACAATAAATAAAATAAGTAATTTTAATTTATTTATTATATTTTTAATAATTAAATATCATTGCAAAAAAAAATTTGATTCTAACTATTTAAAAAAATTCAATATAATAAAAAATTATTATTTAGTTTGAAATGTTTGCTATTGCACTTGGAATGTCCCCTGTAGAAAAAATCATAGTTGCAATATCTGCTTCAATTTTTATAATCGCCTTTACATGGGTCTCGATTAAGGGAGATTTGAGAAAACTTGCTAATGAACTTATTGAAGATAATGAAAATAATCAGGATAATTAAAAAAATCATTTAACCTACTTTTCATGCAAACTAGGATAATCAATAATATGTCTAATTTCTTTTAGAGAAGATCCATAGATTTTTTCACCATTTAAGTGTACACCAATCCATTTTTCCTTTTGATTAAAAAAATTACTCATAGTAGTATCCCTCTCGAGATAATCTTTATTATCCCAATTTAAAGTTATGTCCCAACCTTTATAATTTTCTATCATTTCGAAATAAAAAACATACTTAAATGATACCTAAAGAGACATAGAATAAAAACAAAGGAAATAAGTATTTTTTTCGTTATTTTTATTTAATATTTATGAAGTACTTACTTTTATTTTAAGAGCAGCTTCATCTGCATTTTTTCTAGCCAAATTAAGGTCAGAATTTGATGAGAGAACAACACCCATTCTTCTGCCTTTTCTGGAAAGTGGTTTGCCAAAAATAAGAACTTTAGTCTTTTCAAATTCTAATGCTTCATTAAGACCTTCATAAATAGGATTTAGATACTCTTGATTAGATAGTATAACTCTGGTTGCAGAGGGTTCTATTAGATCTATACGAGGTATTGGTAAATTCAAAAAAGCCCTTAAATGTAATTCAAATTCATTAATATTTTGACTAACTAATGTAACCATACCAGTGTCGTGTGGTCTTGGGGATAATTCTGAAAATATAACCTCACTTCCTTTTATAAAAAACTCTACTCCGTATAATCCAGCTCCATTAAGATTATTTAATATTCTACTTGTCACTCTCTTAGCTTCAATAATTAAGGACTCCTTGATTTCTATAGGTTGCCAACTGCATTGATAGTCTCCATTAGATTGAAGATGTCCAATTGGTAAACAAAAAATATTTTCACCATTTTCTTTTCTTACAGTTAAAAGAGTAAACTCAAAATCAAAATTAATAAATTCTTCAATAATTACTCCTTTAACCTTCCCTCTTGAATTTGCTTGTGCCTGTTTCCAAGCATTTTGTAAATCATGTTTTGTTTCAACCAAACTCTGTCCCTTTCCTGAAGAGCTCATTAAAGGCTTAAGCAAAAGTGGGAATCCAATTTCATCAGCTTTTTTTTCTAAATCATCAAATTCAAAAATATAATCAAACTTTGCAGTTTTTATTTTTAAATCTCTAGAGGCTAAGTCTCTAATTTTATCTCTATTCATTGTAATTTCTACAGTTCTGGCGTTGGGAACAATATTGATTCCCTCATCCTCTAGTTCTTTTAGGGCTTCAATTGAGAGTGCCTCTATTTCTGGCACAACATAATCAGGCTTAAATTCATTTATAACATTTTTTAAAATAATTTTATCTCTCATATCAATTACTCTTGAATAATCAGCGACTTGCATTGCAGGTGCATTTTCATATTGATCAATTGCAATAACTTCTAATCCTAATCTTTTAGATTCTATTACTAATTCTTTTCCGAGCTCGCCACTACCAAGCAATAAAATTCTTTTTTTAGAAAAAATTGAATCTTTCATATTTATTAAATTTATTCGTCTTCACCAGAAGGATGTGATGATGAATCATTTGTAATTTTTTTATCTTTAGAAAAACTAAATAAAAATTTTCTACCAAACCAATTTTGACTTCGCATGCTATTAGTTATTGATCTTGAAACTGCGCCTAAAAAAAAGAGTCCAATCATTGCCCAAATAATTCTCTCAAAAGCGATTGCAGGTGAAAAACCTTGACCGGAATTAATAATTTCAGTAAGTGGGTCTAAAGGGTCCAAATTTAAATTGAATAATAATATTAATTATAAAGGGTTAAAGAAATGAAAAATTAAAACTTACAAAAGAAATAACCGAAACCATCAGATAATTTAAACACAAAAAAAGATTTACAATGCTATCTTCAAAGGGTAATTTTTTTTTAGTCATGCAAGTAGACGTAAAAAATACCACTGTTCTTTCCTCTGACGGGTCATCTATAAAACTTGGTGAATACTCAGGTAAAGTAATTTTAGTTGTTAATGTAGCTAGTTATTGCGGAAATACTGCTCAGTATGAAGATCTCCAAAAGCTACATGATTTATATTCAAGCAAAGGCCTAAGTATACTTGCATTCCCTTGTAATGATTTTGGGAAACAAGAACCCGGCTCTCTTTCAGAAATAAAAGAGTTTTGCACTACAAAATATGGCGTTAAGTTTGAAATCTATGAAAAAGTTCATGCCAAAGGCAACACTACAGAACCATATACGACACTTAACAAAGTTGAACCTGAAGGAGATGTTGAATGGAATTTTGAAAAGTTTCTGATAGGAAAAGATAGTAAAGTAATTGCAAGATTCAAACCAGGTGTTAAACCGTTTGACGAAAACTTAATCGCAGCTATCGAAGTAGCTTTAGATTCATAAAAACCTTCTTATAACTAAAATTAAATTAATAAGAGTAGAGATACTTTATATTGAATTAATAAAACAATTTATTCTAAAAGATACACTATTTTTAAAATTCAAGCCTGTTTAGTAATTTTTAATTTAATTTAAAATTTTATTAATTATCTGAATCATTTT from Prochlorococcus marinus str. GP2 includes the following:
- the purT gene encoding formate-dependent phosphoribosylglycinamide formyltransferase, producing MKDSIFSKKRILLLGSGELGKELVIESKRLGLEVIAIDQYENAPAMQVADYSRVIDMRDKIILKNVINEFKPDYVVPEIEALSIEALKELEDEGINIVPNARTVEITMNRDKIRDLASRDLKIKTAKFDYIFEFDDLEKKADEIGFPLLLKPLMSSSGKGQSLVETKHDLQNAWKQAQANSRGKVKGVIIEEFINFDFEFTLLTVRKENGENIFCLPIGHLQSNGDYQCSWQPIEIKESLIIEAKRVTSRILNNLNGAGLYGVEFFIKGSEVIFSELSPRPHDTGMVTLVSQNINEFELHLRAFLNLPIPRIDLIEPSATRVILSNQEYLNPIYEGLNEALEFEKTKVLIFGKPLSRKGRRMGVVLSSNSDLNLARKNADEAALKIKVSTS
- a CDS encoding glutathione peroxidase; protein product: MQVDVKNTTVLSSDGSSIKLGEYSGKVILVVNVASYCGNTAQYEDLQKLHDLYSSKGLSILAFPCNDFGKQEPGSLSEIKEFCTTKYGVKFEIYEKVHAKGNTTEPYTTLNKVEPEGDVEWNFEKFLIGKDSKVIARFKPGVKPFDENLIAAIEVALDS